TGGTCGAGTACCCGAATGTCGAAAAGCCGTGCCGCTTTCTTGATTTTTTCGGTAAGGTCGATATCCGCATGGGATGCCTTCAACTGCCCCGATGGGTGGTTGTGGGTCAGTATGATGCCCACGGACAGGGTTTTCAGTGCGATGGCGAACAATAGCCGTATATCTACTATGGTGCCAGTAATACCGCCTGTGGACAACGGGTAAATACCCTTGACCTTATTAGAGTTGTTAAGTAAGAGTACCTTAAAGGTTTCGTGCAACCCGATAGTGTCCTTGTCCCAATTTTCGTATAGCAATTTTGCCACGTTCTCGGAACTGTTCATTTGTGGTGATTTCGAGATACTTATTTTTTCCCGGTAACGTATCTGTATTTCGTTAACTTTGTTTCTCATTGTTATTCTAATTAAGATTGATAATGAAAAGAGGGTGCAACTTTCCAAGGGAACACCCTCTTTATTTTTGGTTTACTTACTGCCCATTAACAGGATTTCATCGGCTACCACTTCGGTAACATAGCGTTGGTTGCCATCGTCCATAGTGTAGGTTCGGGTCTTTAATTTGCCCACGATGCCGATTTCCTTGCCTTTTTCGGCATATTTTTCGATGATGTCGGCAACCTTGCCCCAAGCGACAACGGTATGCCAATTGGTGTCCGTTTGCTTTTCGCCCTTGCCGTCCTTGTAATACTCATTGGTCGCCAAGGAAAAGCGTGCTACTTTCCTGCCGTTTTCAAGGTTCGTAACGGTCGGTTCCTGCCCAACGTTCCCGATCAACTGTACATGATTTTTAATAGTACTCATAATAAATTGTTTTAAAAGCCTGCCTTGTTTTGGCAGACAGGGTTAATAAATCCCCTTTGGATTTAAATTCAGTTGAATTTTAAGGGGTGTTTGTTTGATTTCTTGCGTGCACGGCACCAATGGATAAAGTGGGTTTTGTCAAGACTTTCAGGGAACAAATCAGGAGTGTCTACGACGTAGCAATCCACCTTTTCGGTGGATTCAAGGAAGTAGAAACCTTATTTTTCACTGAAACCTGCTATGGTCTTGACAAGTTCCATAAGAGTATTAGCAATTCTTCCAAAGCCGTCCACAAGGGAGCGTACAGGTAGTTAAGCGAGTGAAGGGGACGGAGTTTGGAATAGAATTGGTTATACTGTGCCCGTTTTTCGACGTCCCGAAAAACGACAAAGGCTTTATCCATTATAAACCCCTTAAAATGTACAAGACGGAGCTAGGTTTTTAAGGATTGTCGAGCAAAGCCCAAAGTAGGCTTTGCCGATAATCCTGTGAAGAAAACCGAAGCTTTGGCTTTCCTATTTTAAAAGCGGACTTAATTCACGGTTTTGGTTTGGAAATGCAGCGTTTCTTCCCCGCATCGCGGGAAGGGGTTAGCGGAGTGAAGAGCCAAAAACGGGAATTGGGTCTAAGACCTTTTTTGAGTGCAGCTCTTTTTCCGAAATGCAGAGCAACGAAATGTAGGGAAATGTGCTGAGCGGGTTGTTCGTTAAGGCACATAGTTTTATTCCTCCCAAAACAAATCCTTAATCCGTTGATGGAATTTCTTATCTGAAACTTTTAGGATTTCCGTCAATAAATCCGTTGAAACAGGTTTGGGATTTGGATATTTAAAGTCCTTTAAAAAGTTTTTTAACACAAGGTTCAAGGTGTTTTCTCCAATAAGTTGGCTCAATTCTACAAAAACAACCGCCCCTTTGTTATAGGCAATATCGGTATATTGTTGCGTTGCTTTTAATAACGGAACAGGTTCGTGAAAACCTTTTTGCGACTCGTAAATTTGTTTTTGAACTTCCAGGCGTTCCAACATTTTTTCTTCGCCGTGCCGTTGTTTGTAAATCATCATTTCGGTGTACATCGCCAAGCTTTCGGTTAGCATCGCATAGCCCTCACGATAGTCAGGAGAGATTTGATTGTTTCCCCACCAAAAATGAGCAACTTCGTGTCCGGCCAATTCATTAATCACGTCTTGATTATCACCTGCTTTTACATTGGAATGAAACGCCATATTCTCTGTCATATAAATCACTCCCGGATAAGCCGTTCCGTTAAATCCTTGCGTAAAAGAAGACACCTCTGCAAATACAATCGAGGTAAAGGGATAAGGGCCAAAATTCTTGCTGCAATAATCCAAGGTAAGTGTTGTATTCTTTATCAATTCACCCACATTTTGCCCGTGTATCGGGTGGTAAAGTACCTCGATATGAACACCGTTATGTATGGCTTTTTTCACTTTATATCTAGCCGATGATAGGGCAAAGCGAAACGGTATATCGTTAGCTTCATAAAGAAAGAAACGTTTCCCGTCTTTTCGCCATTCTTTTTTGAGTTCTCCCGTTCCTACAGCTATTTGATCGTCAGAAACCGAAATTTGCATTTCCAAATCGATAAAATCATCAATATGGGTTCTTTTTGCTTCCAAGGGCTTTATGCTTGTTGCCTTGCCCAAATGGTATTGCCTTCGAATATCGTCATCTTTAATTTCGCGGTCTTCATCATATCCGAAGAGAGGAAAATAGCGGCTAATTCGCATAAACGAACCATCCGCAATAATAGCATTGAACGATCGATGCCCATTGACCGCCTGCCATTGGTAATGCAAATCAAACGAAAGATGAGCAGAATCATTCGGTTGTATCGGATGTTTCAGCACGAGTTCGTTATCGGCATTTTTTATTGGAATCGTTTCATTTTTAGTCTGAAAAACCATCGATTCAACATCAAAATCCGAGGGAACAGAAATCAATATCGAGTCCAACGGTACGGAATGAAGATTTTTCATCACGTAACTGCCCTTGATGGTATAAGACTTCGTTTCAGGCGACAGACTAATTTGAGTGACTACGTTTTTAACGGTTGGTTGCGGTATGGCGTCGTATTTTCTATAGGTTTTTTCATAGCCTGCCATTTCGGCCAAAAGCGTGTCTTTATCCTTCGGTTTATAGCCGTCCAAATAGAATTTAGAACTTAACGCTCCAATACAAACCATCATTAAAATAGCGGCGAATCCAATCCTCTTTTTCCCTTTATTGTATAGGAGGAAATGTATTAGAAACAATAGGCTTACTATTGAAAAACCAAAAACCAGACGCAGCCCGAAAACAGGCAAATATGCTCCATAGCCAATAAAATCACTATAGGTGCCGAGGTAACCGGATAAAAACCGGAATAGCGAATGGTGTATTATATAGTTTGATATTGGCGTAGCCAACAGGAAAAAGAATAAAATGGAAACAACCAATGATAGGGTTTTGTTCTTGAAAAGATAATTGATGAAAAGTAAATAGCCCACCAGCAATAGCAGGGGCAGTGTATTGAATACAAAGATGCCCAAATAGGCATTCCAGTCAAAAATCAGATAGCCGTAGAGGAATTGAAAAATAATAGCTTCAGCCAAAAGCAAAACAGTCAGGAAACAGACCAACAACGTTAAACTGCCAAAATGACCTATTAATTTTTGATGGCTATAAAAGGTAGTGTTTTGAATGATAGAAAAGTTAGAAGCGTCGCTACGCCAATACACATCATTGACAAAATATACCAATACTAATCCTCCAATTATATAAAAGATACCATTGATGGTTTGTGCCAGAAGCCCTGAGCCGGCGTAGTTTTCAGGAAAACGAATACCCATATCAATATCGGAATACATTTCAACACCAACATAAAAAAGCAGCAGCACCGAAACAGTAACTAATGCGATACTCTTAAACAGATACAAAACATCTATTTTGAAAAAAGAAAAGATGGATTGTCTTTGTGATTTTAAACTGAAAATAGGGGCGATAGCTTTGAAAGGTACATTGATTCCCGAAAGTTTTACATCTCCCGAATGCTTTTGTGTTTTGGCTTTTCTTCTTGATTTTGGCAGGAAGGAAAAAGTACGGCAACCCACATAAATGCCAATACAAGAAAGAGCCAAATATAGTAACCGGTTTAATGCAAAGTAATTGGAAAAAGGCACGACTTGGGTGTTACGTTGCATCACGGTCAGGTCTTTACTTTCCATGAAATATGCCGATAATCCAAAGGGGTCGGTCAGTGCCGAAATTTTCTGGGCAAACAAAGACTGTGGCAATGCCTGAGCCATAAAAGGAGCATTTGAAAATAGCATGATGATCATATATAGCACGTAGAGTGCCAACCCACACAAGGCAACCAAAAGCTTATTCTGAAATTTTTGGGCGACCCCAAAAAGTAACATACAAATAAGTAGGGCATTGAAGCATCCAAAAACAATAAACGGATAAACGTAGTGCCACGGATGAAAAGCACTATCCACCGTATGGGCCAGTTTTATTTGGGAACCGATTATAAACCCGACAATGATGATGAAAAAGGCCAGAATTGTTAAAGTATAAAAGGAGAAAAAACGAGAAACTGCAAAATTTGACTTCTGCACCGGAGTGGTAAAAACTATCGGACCAAAATTGGCATCTTTCTCTTTAAACAGTAACGGAAATGCAAAAACGGTTGCTATAAAGATAAGAATGAGGCTTAACAAGCCCATGACATAGCCTATATTGTATGGAGCATTTTCGGTAACACCTTCTCCCAATGATACCTTAAATTGAAAACCTGCCAAAAGTCCAATTCCCACCAAGAGTACTAACGCAACATAAACTATTTTCTGGCGAAAAATTCCGGATATGTCGTTTTTGATGACTGCCTTTATCATGATAAATGAGTGAAATAAACATGTTCTAAAGTAGGAGTTACGGCACTAAAACCATCGGGGCATTTATCCGCAAGAACAGTCAGGTGCATTACACGTTCCACCAACTGTTTATTGATGACTTTATGGGTCGATTCAAGGGTTGGAATGTCATCTTTTTCTACTGCCTTACTCCACAGTTTCCCTTGCAGTTGATTGATAAAGTCCTTTGGTTTTCCTTGGATTCTAAGACTACCTTGTTTCATAATGGCCATAGTGGAGCATAAATTCCGTACATCTTCCACCAAATGTGTTGATAGTATGATAATCATATCCTCACTAAGGCCGCTTAATAGGGTATTGAAACGGTTTCTCTCTTCAGGATCCAAACCTGCGGTTGGTTCATCTACAATCACAATTTTAGGGCTTCCCAAGAGAGCTTGTGCGACCCCAAAGCGTTGTTTCATCCCTCCTGAAAAGGTATGCACTTCTTTGTGTCTGGCTTCCAAAAGGTTTACCTTTTCCAGCAGGTTTAGAATTTGTACTTTCAGTTCTTTTGGTTGATTGATTCCTTTCAATTTTGCCAAATGTTCCAACAAGTGATAGGCTGAGACTTTTGGATATACGTCAAAGTACTGCGGTAAAAACCCCAAGTGCTTTTGAATCTCCAATGGGTTTTCAACAATATCCACATCGTTAAATGTTATTGTTCCTCCAGAGGGTTTTTGCAATCCTACAATAGTTTTCATCAACGATGATTTACCTGCACCGTTAGGCCCCAGCAATCCGAAAATTCCGTTTGTAATCTCTAAATTTAGACCATTAAGAGCTTGGTATCCATTGCTATAGACAAGGGATACATTATTTATTTTCAATGTATTCATTTATTATATTTTAAGGCGTAGCTATTCTACATAGTCTATGATATCACCGGGTTTACATTCGAGGACTTTGCAAATGGCCTCTAAGGTTTCAAATCGAACCCCTTTGGCCCTGCCTGTTTTTAAAATCGATAGGTTGGCTTGAGTAATGCCAATTTCGTTTGCCAAATCTTTGCTTTTCATCTTGCGCTTGGCTAGCATAACGTCTATGTTGATAATGATTGGCATACTATATATATAAATCTTGTTCGTTCTGAAGATTGAGCCCTTGTCTGAATATATCAGACAGAATAAAAACAAACACGCCAAGAAAAAAATGCAACGCGACAATGATAAAAACGGGAGTTTCTATTTCCTCAAAGAAAGAAGCGATAAAAACCAAAATGACTGGCACAAATAAGTTATGGATATAAAAGCGCTTTAGATGTACAATGTTCTCGCCGATAAAAATTCTTTGTTGTAAAAACACCTTGAACACATTTGCTAAGAAGAAAAAGAACAATGCATAGAAAAGGATAGGGATTAGAAATGAAAACAGCCAATAGCTCCATGTTGGATTTAAAATTAGAAACGGTGTATCTGTAAAGGGATACGCTATAATCTCTTGCTTTCCTGTATAGTGAATATTTATGTTTGTTAATTTACATACCAATGCGTATAAGGTTGTTGCGCCATAGATGAATGACATTGCCAAACAAAGGATATACAATGTTTTGGAAATCAGTTTTGTTCTTTTCATTTATTGTGTTTTTTCCTTTGCAGGAATTAATTGTTGTAAAGATATAATAAATTATTGTTTTACAATAATATTTGTTTTAAAAACAATAAGATAATCAGGAGGAAAAATCAAGTTTTTAGAGAAATTATTGCCAATCAAAATAAAGGGATATGAGTAATTTTGTAGAAAAACGGACTTAATCCATTTTTGGCTAAAGAGTGAAGTCCTTCGGCTTCGCTCAGGACAGACTTACTTTCTCTACAAAGCACAATGGCTTAAAGGAATGAATGCCAAAAAGGTAATTGTGTCCAAAACGTCTGTAGTGAAGTTCTTTTTTCTAAATACAGAGCAACAAAATGTAAGGAAATGTGCTAAGCGGAATGTTATGCGGAAGTATAATTAAAAAATCCAGTTTTGTTAGGTACTGGATAAACCTTTTACAATGTTGCTTAAACCATTGCATATATTTCATCGAACAACATCTTGTCCAATTTTTCCTGTTGCGAAAAGCTTTTTTTCAAGGTATTGTGCAACATCCAATTAAAGGCGTTATAACCTACCCATAAATTAGGTTTGGAATAAGACGGAAAAGGTTCATCGTTGATAAGTTCTATGACCTCACGGGATTTCTTTGATGGGTCATCGTTCTTGTCGCTACATTCATAACGGAACAATTTTGTTTTTTCCAATATGTCCTTTACGAATGCTTTGGTGTTGATAAGTTCGATTTCTTCCATTTCTTTAAATTTACTTGCGATTTCGTAGTACTCATTGTTGAGAAACTTTTCAAAGAGCAAGTTCAACTTTGGCATTATCAAATCAGTATTGTTCTTACTGTGCTTTATAGAAAATGCTATTTCGGCTTGGGCAACGTGCAATCCATTGGTGCATACTTCCCTGTAAAATCCAAAATGCCCAGACGTTTTTTCGCTTCCATCATAGGAATTTTTGAAACGTAGCATTGGAAGTATCTTGTCCTGTCCGTTCTTTAGCGAGAATTGATTATCGTCTTCGATTATAAAATCGGTAATGAAAGACCTATCATTCCTGTTAATGGTGCGTTTGTGATACTTTAAATTGGCATCCATTAATAACTGTTCAGCTTTTCTGAAGAAAAGTTCATTGGGAATGTGGCCATAGCTGTTCGATACTACGTTGACCACTTTGCCATTGGATACAATGACATTTTCAAGCCCCCTGCGGGACTGGATTCCTGTAATACTTTCAAGGGTTTTCATTTCCGATGGGACGAAAATCTCGTCCTGTTGTAAATTATTTAGATACATAATTGAAAAATTTAAGGTGAATAAAAAAAGAAAACCTACTCTTGTGGAGTAGGCTTTCACTTTTGATGACATTCGCTTCATTAAAGTTCAAATTGGACAATCTCTTGTTCAATTTCAGCTTTACGTTGTTCCAACGTGGACTGTAAATGCGTAGTGACCAACTTTATCAGATTGGAGTTGGTGGTCTTGAACTCCAAATGTCTGGAATCCCGGATGTGGAACGAACTCGAACCGTCTTGGTTGTAATTGAACTTGGTCAGCTCGTTCAAAGTTTCCGTCAACCGTTCACGTTGATTGGCCAAGCCTCTTAGCTTCTCGAACTTTTGGATGCGGTCATCCAAGTTGATAACGGGCTTTTCAGCCGTTACTTTCTTTTCAGGTACTACCGTTTTTCCAATGGCCTCATTGGTCAATTTGTCCTGTACTTCCTTTTTAACGGTCGCAGTCTGTCTTTTTGCTACTCCGTTTGACTTTGTTTTTGTTTCCATGATAATGAAATTTTAGATTAAACAATATTTGAGCACAACACAAACGGAAGCCAAAATTTTGTCTCAAATTTTCAAGTGAAAAATTGGGGGAGACCTTTAGGGGGTACCGATTTTTTAGGCGGACAAATTTGAACGCAAACATTTTGCGACGTTTAATTTTCGGAAATATTGTATGAATACTATCTATTGCCATACTTTTTCCTGGGCACATTCTTTCAAATGGTTTAAAAATGTTCGAATACACAAACTATTGGTTTGTAAATGGAGAAATAAATAAACCACCGTCAAAATGATTTGTAACAAATATTTGCTGAATATGTTACAAAACAGGACTGTTCAAATGATGTAAAGTATCGAGAGTAAAATAAAAATTACAAGATGAAATAGAGGGATATATTGACAAAGTCGGGCCATTATGTTGTGTGCTTCCAAAATGCACCGACATACATTTACTAATTTTACCACGGTTATATTTGCTAATTTTAGTACATTTGGTTTTACTAATATTAACACGACAGAAAAAACTAATTTTAGCCCAAAAGCAAAGATTAAAAAAATAAATTCAACAACATGGCAACCCCCAGAGAACGATTCGCAGAGGCCCTTACCTTTTTGAAAGGGTTACAGGACCAGGGTATGGTAGGAATTCATACCGATGATATCCCTAATGTGAAACACCGTCAATTGCTTGTCAAAAATGGTTTTTTACGGGAAGTCTCCAAAGGATGGTATATTGCCACGGACCCCAATGAGAAAGATGGTGAGACCACAGCGTGGTACAGTTCCTATTGGGAATTTATAGCACGGTTTCTTAATCGAAAATATGGAGACGATTGGTCGCTTTCGGCAGACCAGT
This window of the Maribacter cobaltidurans genome carries:
- a CDS encoding M1 family aminopeptidase encodes the protein MIKAVIKNDISGIFRQKIVYVALVLLVGIGLLAGFQFKVSLGEGVTENAPYNIGYVMGLLSLILIFIATVFAFPLLFKEKDANFGPIVFTTPVQKSNFAVSRFFSFYTLTILAFFIIIVGFIIGSQIKLAHTVDSAFHPWHYVYPFIVFGCFNALLICMLLFGVAQKFQNKLLVALCGLALYVLYMIIMLFSNAPFMAQALPQSLFAQKISALTDPFGLSAYFMESKDLTVMQRNTQVVPFSNYFALNRLLYLALSCIGIYVGCRTFSFLPKSRRKAKTQKHSGDVKLSGINVPFKAIAPIFSLKSQRQSIFSFFKIDVLYLFKSIALVTVSVLLLFYVGVEMYSDIDMGIRFPENYAGSGLLAQTINGIFYIIGGLVLVYFVNDVYWRSDASNFSIIQNTTFYSHQKLIGHFGSLTLLVCFLTVLLLAEAIIFQFLYGYLIFDWNAYLGIFVFNTLPLLLLVGYLLFINYLFKNKTLSLVVSILFFFLLATPISNYIIHHSLFRFLSGYLGTYSDFIGYGAYLPVFGLRLVFGFSIVSLLFLIHFLLYNKGKKRIGFAAILMMVCIGALSSKFYLDGYKPKDKDTLLAEMAGYEKTYRKYDAIPQPTVKNVVTQISLSPETKSYTIKGSYVMKNLHSVPLDSILISVPSDFDVESMVFQTKNETIPIKNADNELVLKHPIQPNDSAHLSFDLHYQWQAVNGHRSFNAIIADGSFMRISRYFPLFGYDEDREIKDDDIRRQYHLGKATSIKPLEAKRTHIDDFIDLEMQISVSDDQIAVGTGELKKEWRKDGKRFFLYEANDIPFRFALSSARYKVKKAIHNGVHIEVLYHPIHGQNVGELIKNTTLTLDYCSKNFGPYPFTSIVFAEVSSFTQGFNGTAYPGVIYMTENMAFHSNVKAGDNQDVINELAGHEVAHFWWGNNQISPDYREGYAMLTESLAMYTEMMIYKQRHGEEKMLERLEVQKQIYESQKGFHEPVPLLKATQQYTDIAYNKGAVVFVELSQLIGENTLNLVLKNFLKDFKYPNPKPVSTDLLTEILKVSDKKFHQRIKDLFWEE
- a CDS encoding single-stranded DNA-binding protein, which produces MSTIKNHVQLIGNVGQEPTVTNLENGRKVARFSLATNEYYKDGKGEKQTDTNWHTVVAWGKVADIIEKYAEKGKEIGIVGKLKTRTYTMDDGNQRYVTEVVADEILLMGSK
- a CDS encoding DUF932 domain-containing protein; amino-acid sequence: MYLNNLQQDEIFVPSEMKTLESITGIQSRRGLENVIVSNGKVVNVVSNSYGHIPNELFFRKAEQLLMDANLKYHKRTINRNDRSFITDFIIEDDNQFSLKNGQDKILPMLRFKNSYDGSEKTSGHFGFYREVCTNGLHVAQAEIAFSIKHSKNNTDLIMPKLNLLFEKFLNNEYYEIASKFKEMEEIELINTKAFVKDILEKTKLFRYECSDKNDDPSKKSREVIELINDEPFPSYSKPNLWVGYNAFNWMLHNTLKKSFSQQEKLDKMLFDEIYAMV
- a CDS encoding DUF2975 domain-containing protein codes for the protein MKRTKLISKTLYILCLAMSFIYGATTLYALVCKLTNINIHYTGKQEIIAYPFTDTPFLILNPTWSYWLFSFLIPILFYALFFFFLANVFKVFLQQRIFIGENIVHLKRFYIHNLFVPVILVFIASFFEEIETPVFIIVALHFFLGVFVFILSDIFRQGLNLQNEQDLYI
- a CDS encoding JAB domain-containing protein — its product is MRNKVNEIQIRYREKISISKSPQMNSSENVAKLLYENWDKDTIGLHETFKVLLLNNSNKVKGIYPLSTGGITGTIVDIRLLFAIALKTLSVGIILTHNHPSGQLKASHADIDLTEKIKKAARLFDIRVLDHLIITPNGDYYSFADNGDL
- a CDS encoding ABC transporter ATP-binding protein, encoding MNTLKINNVSLVYSNGYQALNGLNLEITNGIFGLLGPNGAGKSSLMKTIVGLQKPSGGTITFNDVDIVENPLEIQKHLGFLPQYFDVYPKVSAYHLLEHLAKLKGINQPKELKVQILNLLEKVNLLEARHKEVHTFSGGMKQRFGVAQALLGSPKIVIVDEPTAGLDPEERNRFNTLLSGLSEDMIIILSTHLVEDVRNLCSTMAIMKQGSLRIQGKPKDFINQLQGKLWSKAVEKDDIPTLESTHKVINKQLVERVMHLTVLADKCPDGFSAVTPTLEHVYFTHLS
- a CDS encoding helix-turn-helix domain-containing protein, whose protein sequence is MPIIINIDVMLAKRKMKSKDLANEIGITQANLSILKTGRAKGVRFETLEAICKVLECKPGDIIDYVE